The DNA sequence AAGAGTCCCATTGACGAAACGTCTCGTCGATGATATGCTATCCCCAGCAAGTAAGTAGGAATTATTCCTGTTTTGTATGGATAGGACATCATTGGAGGGATTTAGGTGGCATTCACAGAGAAGATGCAAAAAGCTATGAACGATCAGATAAACGCGGAGATGTTTTCCGCATATCTCTATCAGTCTATGGCCGCTTGGCTGGAGTCGACAGATATGCCCGGTATGGCTCATTGGATGGAGGTTCAGGCTAAGGAAGAGATGGAACACGCCTTCAAGTTCTACCGCTATGTAATGGAGAGAGGCGGAAATGTTACGTTACAGGCCATAGAGGCCCCTCAGTCCGAGTGGGATTCTCCCGTCAGCGTTTTCAGCGATGCCTTGGACCATGAAAAGTACATATCCAAGCGCATAGACGATCTCATGGATATGGCCATATCGGAGAAGGATCACGCCAGCAGGATAATGCTCAACTGGTTCGTAGAGGAGCAGGTGGAGGAAGAGGATAACGCCTCTACGAACCTGGCCAAGATCCGTCATCTCGAGGGTTCCAAGAGAGGCATGTACATGTTGGACAAGGAGTTCGGTTCTAGAGGTTAGCATCACCGCTACAATGCTTGATTTCTGATCTGTATTGAAAGACGGAGCTATGTCTCCGTCTTTTTCTCTTTATATCGAGGTCTAGATGGTATAGTTGTAAAAAACATAGAGGAGGTCTCGAATCATGAACGTAGTAGATCCTAGAGCTCTGTTCTCTCTTTCCTACGGCGTATACTTAGTTAGCAGTGTCAACGAGGACGGTCGTTTCAACGGTCAGATTGCTAACTCGGCCATACAGGTTTCAGCGGAGCCTCCGACCATCGCTGTGTCCATACATAGAGAAAATCTGACCGGAGAATATATTGAACGCAGTGGCGTTTTTTCACTTTCCGTGCTCGATCAGACCGTTCCCATGATCTTCATAGGTCCTTTCGGTTTCAAGTGTGGCAGATCTGTGGATAAATTCGTAGATTGTCGCTATAAGATCGGTTCGACCGGCGCTCCTCTGGTGCTGGATTATGCAGTGGCCACCATGGAGGCGAGGGTTATCTCCGTTACGGAGGTCTACACCCACAAGATTTTTGTTGGAGAGATCGTTGGAGCCACCGTGGTAGGCGACGGAGACCCCCTTACCTACGCTCAGTATCATACGGTCAAGAAAGGAAAGTCGCCGGCTCATGCCCCGACCCATGCGTTCAACGAAGTCCCTCGCTGATGTAAATGTCGAGAGACTGGCTCCCTTTCTGGAGGATATATACGATAAGTACAACCGAAAGGACCTGATCCATCCCGATCCTCTGGAGTTTCTCTATGATTATTCCAGGGTAGAGGATCGCGAGATAGTCGGCTTGATAGCCTCGTCCCTGGCTTACGGGCGGGTCGCCCAGATACTGAAGAGCGTTTCTAGCGTCCTTGCTGCCATGGGTAGCTCTCCCTTCGATTTCGTGGTCTCCGGCGATCGCTCCTTATGGATGAGGTGTTTTTCCGATTTTCGTCATCGTTTTTCTGGAAGCGACGATATGGTAGGCCTTCTCTGTGGAGTAAGGAGAGCGATCGACCTTTACGGTTCTCTGGATCGAACGATGGAGCGGGCGTTGATAGAGACGGATTCGGTCTTTCAGGGTTACGGTAGATTTGCGGAATGGCTCGTGGGGAAGGAGAAAAAGAACTCTCTGCTTCCCTTACCGGGGAGAGGGAGCGCCTGTAAGAGGCTGATGCTGTATTTTCGTTGGATGGTCCGTAGAGATGAGGTGGACCCCGGAGGCTGGTCCTCTCTTTCTCCATCGGACCTGGTAGTTCCCCTCGATACCCATATGCATAAGATAGCTCGCGTTTTAGGTTTTACATCTAGAAAGAACGGTGATTTCAGGACTGCCGTCGAGGTCACCGAGGCCTTCGGACTCATTGACCCGGGAGATCCTGTGAAGTACGATTTTGCTTTGACCAGGTTCGGTATAAGGGACGATATGGAGTTGAAGGCTCTTTTTGAGGAGGTAAGACCAAAGGTAGGTGGTATCGTTGGATAAAAGTCTTTGGGATTCCGGTTTCGTCGCGATAGACGTGGAGACCACAGGGCTTTCCAGTAGATGGGACAGAATAGTGGAGATAGGTGCGATCAGGTTTACCCCTGGCTCGGAGACAGAGTCCTTTCAGACCTTCGTGTCTCCAGGTAGACCTATACCTTTCGAGGCGGTGGCGATACACGGGATAACAGACGAGATGGTCGAGGGGGCTCCGAGTCTTTCGGAGGCTTCAGTAGCTTTGGCGAGCTTCCTGAAGGAAGAAGAGCCGATGGTGTTCCATAATCCGTCCTTTGACCTGAGTTTTTTGGACGCCAATATGATAGATATAAAGGGATCGTGGAATACCACACCGGTTTTTGACACCTGTGGGTTGGCCCGGAAGGCTTTCCCCGGCATAAGAGGATACAGTTTAGTTGCCCTGGCCCGTCACTTTGGACTTTCCGGAGGAGGGCATCATAGAGCTTTAGAGGATTGCAGGTATAGCGCGTCACTTTTTAATCGTATATTGGAAGCTATAGACGGCCTCCGTTGTATGAGTCTGAAAAATCTGATATCGGACTACAGCTTTAAGCGTTAACGGAACTTGTTGAGGGTTTTCAGCACTCTTGGGACCTCGAAGGGCTTTACGATAAAGTCCTGAGCGCCAGCCTCTATGGCTTTCACCACCATGGGCTTTTCGCCTCTGGCGCTGATGA is a window from the Dethiosulfovibrio russensis genome containing:
- a CDS encoding ferritin, whose product is MAFTEKMQKAMNDQINAEMFSAYLYQSMAAWLESTDMPGMAHWMEVQAKEEMEHAFKFYRYVMERGGNVTLQAIEAPQSEWDSPVSVFSDALDHEKYISKRIDDLMDMAISEKDHASRIMLNWFVEEQVEEEDNASTNLAKIRHLEGSKRGMYMLDKEFGSRG
- a CDS encoding flavin reductase family protein codes for the protein MNVVDPRALFSLSYGVYLVSSVNEDGRFNGQIANSAIQVSAEPPTIAVSIHRENLTGEYIERSGVFSLSVLDQTVPMIFIGPFGFKCGRSVDKFVDCRYKIGSTGAPLVLDYAVATMEARVISVTEVYTHKIFVGEIVGATVVGDGDPLTYAQYHTVKKGKSPAHAPTHAFNEVPR
- a CDS encoding TIGR02757 family protein, with product MRSTKSLADVNVERLAPFLEDIYDKYNRKDLIHPDPLEFLYDYSRVEDREIVGLIASSLAYGRVAQILKSVSSVLAAMGSSPFDFVVSGDRSLWMRCFSDFRHRFSGSDDMVGLLCGVRRAIDLYGSLDRTMERALIETDSVFQGYGRFAEWLVGKEKKNSLLPLPGRGSACKRLMLYFRWMVRRDEVDPGGWSSLSPSDLVVPLDTHMHKIARVLGFTSRKNGDFRTAVEVTEAFGLIDPGDPVKYDFALTRFGIRDDMELKALFEEVRPKVGGIVG
- a CDS encoding 3'-5' exonuclease, whose amino-acid sequence is MDKSLWDSGFVAIDVETTGLSSRWDRIVEIGAIRFTPGSETESFQTFVSPGRPIPFEAVAIHGITDEMVEGAPSLSEASVALASFLKEEEPMVFHNPSFDLSFLDANMIDIKGSWNTTPVFDTCGLARKAFPGIRGYSLVALARHFGLSGGGHHRALEDCRYSASLFNRILEAIDGLRCMSLKNLISDYSFKR